In Phyllopteryx taeniolatus isolate TA_2022b chromosome 1, UOR_Ptae_1.2, whole genome shotgun sequence, the following proteins share a genomic window:
- the xirp2a gene encoding xin actin-binding repeat-containing protein 2 isoform X2 — MEIQSGNGEGVASPASSGIHSQGHHGPQVETSEDPVLKEDLQAAKRIERFDIPLDSLKRMFEKSTEVTSVHGSPSKRVTSRSIVLPDHPRDKTMALCLDDSFSAEEQLIQGSQAPDADDRETSESVSLKERLALYQAAVSHKESTSSSSAAVMDESEACSLPGGLASVKKQFENQDFASSSSQSSSNQFHLQQRSVQEVSRSSEVTVRSSVREANPSTSIFQNQQEVIHDERVHHNNVTTSHGTYNETVMLTGGEELPKVSTQALKQQYEKNIEEATPPNEIKVDMDFNQFQWMPVSQLSKASTMTSHQSSSSVKTTATCAVSSVTHETEEYFPPPPPPPMNLLEVPQETHESSAQPHRQDPQYKSNVNKEQYFKNKSRAELKRIYKHIHPEVRKNLEEDYLSPLTESEQTQQMVGDVQQTCFMFENEGSSRSTSPDRESLEWDEILRGEVQSRRWMFENKPLDTIKDDTPDENEVKNIAQQEIIAGKDVRYTAWMFETQPMDVLGSETLASSEQIQKVTDLARGDVRTATWLFETQPLDYLNKIYQEDEQDTVITKDITGGDVKTARYLFETQHLDSLGKTETIEESNFLSLKSELEEVKGDVKTTTRMFETLPMCVIRGDSGEMLEITTIRREETEKGDVKTSRWMFETQPLDTINKDLANVKIICGISMEDNIQGGVNKGRWLFETKTLDTIKDEEWETTRKKREEIIGADVKKHCLVFETQPMDMLKDNANARSLACEEIVGGDVQSAKHLFETVPMENLKDLIDVGKLQKMVAAEEEKGDVRHQKWVFESQPLANIREEKKEVMRTVNIEALDKGDVTNCKEKFESMDLSKCEGTQKIQVEGVTSGSVESNRVLFESTPLYAMQDSSGHYHEVRTVRREEIVKGDVHSCRWMFETRPIDEFDESLKKFQIIKGISKQEIESGDVKTAKWLFETQQLDAIKHVDSEEKETKEETEIERGDVKTCRWLFETQPMDVLYEKVEKSEVNVEQVQKGDVKTCTWLFETQSLDNIRDHTESESETILKTCTVKQKDIQGKDVRLARFLFETENLENLTGEDSSSFKRVTEIDIQSGDVSRMKYIFENRSSDIMSSTSEETMQLLKMQQAEDIQRGNVVNCTWMFENHPIDTIHDESKEDREIRTVTDVQGGDVDKGRFTFETFSLDQIKDESTESDISKLTGIFRNDLEKGDVKNYTMMFETQPLYAIRDKEGCYHEVTTVTKEEIMRGDVVGSRWLFETKPLDSIRDSEEVYVIKAVTEEGINKGDVSSARWRFETQPLDEITEEIKVKSKTVADIQGGDVRTNKQRFEADETSQKYIRTVSVSEIQKGDVRSATWMFETHAIDEIGGERAEYDGMERVTKEEVMKGDVKQSVWLFEKQPLDSIKKMEDTEVLIDREEIPQGDVKTTTWLFETTPFHEFNERTVEKSDIVGKSIKETLEELYCQKMVNSQGILIEADEIGDVRMAKYKLMNQETPQIQREEIIRGDLSNIMLNLLNRRETTERAITIDIEERGNINTTVEQLFNQERGSNIEKEEILHGDIQEAMKNLLRNESSSKRGILIQEDEKGDVRMTIYSLLNKGERACMEKEDIIQGNVSKTLHRLLSNSGAEDSKKIRVGDIERGNVSFYTTCIESGALDYLKQLQYGTDETAQAVEKDCIIGGDIEETKILLRKNQQEIGRTVAKDDIVPGDVCSIVQVFMTEPTVTYRNLEKQDIVKGDLSAALDSLSQAINQKAAIEKEQVVKGDIPMTLRSLEKAQYQPKEMEKPEIIRGDIRSALESLEKSATTKMEATIEDLVPGDIKGTLKSLQEAKDAVKEVEREEIVKGDIHIAMHSLHEASSEKKTHQHQVSEQGDVKATIQLLLEPTTSPRMQRRGSIEGNVKTSIKSLYEGQETTFVEKEEVLKGDVQGAIKCLMQKKQYSKPKRMQSKVRAPQKNPLTVNQVTHEQLLEEKQKTITGSSDSAVKKLFQSCESQKHNESKLMKTQVITNEASMTVSKTDNTAGAFQKKSIKEEKPKVLPPQKTQSSKPIMIKTKQTSNYEQAKAKTADMNTIKSVHSSLQTNISNKQICETKTVQHVQMTVVQETASHKENVTITEHTAKKQMENQAFRQKQSLKNLKSDSHNLDMVTRGVIKKGKPELHFPPPPLSPPPSSESELSLPPPPSPLLENPTSCLSQPPVAAQESDLPPPPPPPPVESGKLEPEFFPPPSPTSCSGQDFLPPPPSQEELNAMPLPPGTNLGKSIGKPLFKVPKQPEAQRPAPVKPKWQRNMQNLLQRPTQLHLDQEKTTIAPFRNVKVQEGITEASEQKAHKIIHSDTKIPNLPSAKLIQKASPQPPQKIFLPPMKLPLPPEPAPAPQPRPYAHKFKTPLMLAEEKYRQQRMENEETGTSTVTTSTSPPLNTQPTPYVDSLQLSTLNGTEKVETTEAAKVNVQVPKEETSVQHITTKKIPSQIPLSKPLTSVASKKVAPGCSNLDSQQLSTKISSGKLLSSKVSVKNQPAPVLKTQPFSVSQLEHETSNVAVQSCTNVVTSSVTEEQQIIKKSKASNIAVTHSDLSQENIHVQGQVAPMREAKDVKNVNEVLTKEGKMPSSQPTKIPKVTPSFKVRTFKMPAQKKDEKDDTLGQIEAKKSETHFQQQISNVSLRSEAKLTQERNQVTSSITEVQVRETKNQVPIKKESHMISGKPVHMNETKETQPPTVTVLMAKKAKTSSVSQVQQSMRAQQVQRQQEMVVTERVVQHSSQRQEAAHMHQKQIKQEPAEASKTQTTSGKSKSDMSVQITCMDQAHSEEMPQLEKCHAMQKLLTQMKEFEGTPSKIDPTTVSRIISDLPDWLVGSDERNNLCGLAKQSNKKKLKEMVVYLKNIIQVKHTNLAEKLTAVEMKEKAFPSPPPPVAPKPDQVLSGVTTKLSKISIGSSKTEKKGSEEKKSLHESKVQHELSEAAHQRVHSPLASIRTPSPTFISIESRRIESPLRGTPSPPPYKSVGTPPPPTRKQYTATSTFRATPSPTMNRSEKLMKLKDTTSKVSCNPTPPPPLATPELFVDAGEQSSQCIVQDTPTVRNEQVLVNVAEVGDSMMTVRDKKCFFEEAQKGEENKSYLRKDPIHIPERLEADTEESAQVLTADILKEDLPRVDMTKLVNKFESPQATVYSRKEPIAITERLGSDTEDAEPNPHTPRIEEMSTFNVKAIKNVFESGEHSSQAARDLREQIEKREADFSHSKPVDQSEISSLAEGLCSIDDFGNIMRSEVYCGSSVTRGNPPSYADVVRGRVPTVAVPSDASTEELLRNLQQSWAESQGSLQNVGFRVMEQRSSQIVTHQQETVVMGKPSIAA, encoded by the exons GTGATGGATGAGTCTGAGGCCTGTTCACTGCCTGGTGGCCTGGCCAGTGTGAAGAAACAATTTGAAAACCAGGACTTTGCCTCATCGTCTTCCCAGTCCAGCAGCAACCAATTCCATTTACAACAGAGATCTGTGCAG GAGGTGTCCCGTTCCTCCGAGGTGACGGTGAGAAGCAGTGTCAGAGAAGCCAATCCCTCCACAAGCATCTTTCAGAATCAGCAagag GTGATCCATGATGAGAGAGTCCACCATAACAATGTAACCACCAGTCACGGAACTTACAATGAAACAG TTATGCTCACTGGTGGAGAGGAGCTACCGAAGGTTTCCACCCAGGCGTTGAAGCAGCAGTATGAAAAGAACATTGAGGAAGCCACACCCCCCAATGAAATAAAG GTCGATATGGATTTTAACCAGTTTCAGTGGATGCCAGTAAGCCAGTtgtccaaagcttcaacaatgaccAGCCACCAAAGCTCCTCCTCTGTAAAGACCACTGCCACATGTGCAGTGTCATCAGTGACTCATGAAACAGAAGAgtattttcctcctcctcctcctcctcctatgAATCTGCTTGAGGTACCTCAGGAAACCCATGAGAGCAGTGCCCAGCCCCACAGGCAAGACCCCCAATATAAAAGCAATGTTAACAAGGAGCAGtactttaaaaacaagagcaggGCTGAACTAAAGCGCATCTACAAGCATATTCATCCAGAAGTTCGTAAGAACCTTGAAGAAGACTACCTAAGTCCCCTTACTGAGTCAGAACAGACTCAGCAAATGGTGGGGGATGTCCAGCAGACATGCTTTATGTTTGAAAATGAGGGCTCGAGTAGGAGTACGAGCCCTGATCGAGAATCTTTGGAGTGGGATGAAATCCTTAGAGGAGAAGTGCAATCTCGGCGCTGGATGTTTGAAAACAAGCCATTGGACACGATAAAAGATGACACGCCTGATGAGAATGAGGTTAAGAATATTGCACAGCAAGAAATCATTGCTGGTAAGGATGTAAGATACACAGCATGGATGTTTGAGACTCAGCccatggatgttttggggagTGAGACACTTGCTTCTTCAGAGCAGATACAAAAGGTGACTGATCTTGCAAGAGGTGATGTCCGGACTGCTACTTGGCTCTTTGAGACGCAGCCACTAGACTATCTGAATAAGATCTATCAAGAAGATGAACAGGACACTGTTATCACAAAAGACATCACTGGAGGAGATGTGAAAACTGCCAGGTATCTCTTTGAGACCCAGCATCTAGATTCACTGGGGAAAACAGAAACGATTGAGGAAAGCAATTTTCTTAGCCTAAAGTCTGAGCTAGAGGAGGTTAAAGGGGATGTGAAGACAACCACTCGCATGTTTGAGACTCTGCCCATGTGTGTCATCAGGGGGGATTCGGGAGAGATGCTAGAGATCACAACCATTCGCAGGGAGGAGACTGAGAAAGGAGACGTAAAGACATCACGCTGGATGTTTGAAACCCAACCCCTCGATACTATCAACAAAGACCTTGCTAATGTAAAGATTATATGTGGTATTTCCATGGAGGACAACATTCAAGGGGGGGTCAATAAGGGTAGATGgctttttgagacaaagactcTAGACACCATCAAGGATGAGGAATGGGAGACCACcaggaaaaaaagggaagagaTCATCGGCGCTGATGTAAAAAAACACTGCCTGGTTTTTGAGACTCAGCCTATGGATATGTTGAAAGATAATGCCAATGCTCGATCTTTGGCCTGTGAGGAGATTGTTGGAGGTGATGTGCAATCAGCAAAGCACCTGTTTGAAACGGTGCCCATGGAAAATCTCAAGGATCTAATTGACGTGGGGAAACTTCAGAAAATGGTAGCAGCTGAAGAAGAAAAGGGCGATGTGAGGCATCAAAAGTGGGTTTTTGAAAGCCAACCTTTAGCGAATAtaagagaagagaaaaaagaagTGATGCGAACTGTGAACATTGAAGCTCTAGACAAAGGTGATGTGACAAACTGTAAGGAAAAATTTGAAAGTATGGATTTAAGTAAATGTGAAGGAACGCAGAAAATTCAAGTTGAGGGTGTGACAAGTGGATCTGTGGAATCTAACCGAGTTCTTTTTGAATCTACACCTCTTTATGCGATGCAAGACAGCTCTGGCCATTACCATGAGGTGAGAACTGTAAGGCGGGAGGAGATTGTCAAGGGAGACGTGCATAGTTGTCGATGGATGTTTGAAACACGGCCTATTGATGAGTTTGATGAAAGCCTTAAAAAGTTTCAGATCATAAAAGGTATATCTAAACAAGAAATTGAGTCAGGGGATGTTAAGACGGCCAAGTGGCTGTTTGAAACGCAGCAGCTTGATGCCATTAAACATGTTGATAGTGAAGAAAAGGAGActaaagaggagactgaaaTTGAAAGAGGGGATGTTAAGACTTGCAGGTGGCTATTTGAAACACAACCAATGGATGTCTTATATGAGAAGGTTGAAAAGAGTGAGGTAAATGTTGAGCAAGTGCAGAAAGGTGATGTCAAAACGTGCACTTGGCTCTTTGAAACTCAGAGTCTTGACAACATACGCGACCATACAGAGTCAGAGTCTGAGACCATTTTAAAGACCTGcactgtgaaacaaaaagacataCAAGGAAAAGATGTGCGGCTGGCTCGCTTTCTTTTTGAGACAGAGAATCTTGAAAACCTAACCGGTGAGGACAGTAGTTCTTTTAAAAGGGTCACAGAAATCGACATTCAGTCAGGTGATGTTTCCAGGATGAAGTACATTTTTGAGAATCGCTCATCAGACATAATGAGCTCCACCTCCGAGGAAACAATGCAGCTGTTAAAGATGCAGCAGGCTGAGGACATCCAGAGGGGCAATGTGGTCAATTGCACCTGGATGTTTGAAAACCACCCTATTGATACAATCCATGATGAATCCAAAGAGGATAGAGAAATTCGAACGGTCACTGATGTTCAAGGGGGTGATGTTGACAAAGGCCGTTTCACTTTTGAGACGTTCTCCCTGGATCAAATTAAAGATGAGTCCACTGAGTCTGATATTTCAAAACTCACAGGTATTTTTAGAAATGATTTAGAGAAAGGGGATGTCAAAAATTACACCATGATGTTCGAGACCCAACCTCTGTATGCTATCCGTGACAAAGAGGGCTGTTACCATGAAGTCACGACAGTCACCAAAGAAGAGATAATGAGAGGAGATGTGGTGGGTTCCAGGTGGCTGTTTGAGACCAAACCTCTAGATTCTATTAGAGACTCAGAGGAGGTGTATGTTATAAAAGCTGTTACTGAAGAAGGAATCAACAAAGGAGATGTTAGCTCGGCCAGATGGAGGTTTGAAACACAACCTCTAGATGAAATTACAGAGGAAATAAAAGTTAAGTCCAAAACAGTTGCAGATATCCAAGGTGGTGATGTGAGGACAAACAAGCAGCGATTCGAGGCAGATGAGACATCACAAAAATACATTCGAACGGTCAGTGTGAGTGAAATCCAAAAGGGAGATGTCAGATCAGCTACGTGGATGTTTGAAACCCATGCAATTGATGAGATTGGTGGCGAACGAGCAGAGTATGATGGTATGGAGAGAGTGACAAAGGAGGAAGTGATGAAAGGGGATGTTAAACAGTCTGTGTGGCTCTTTGAGAAGCAGCCACTCGACAGCATCAAAAAGATGGAGGACACAGAGGTTTTGATTGACAGGGAAGAAATCCCACAGGGGGATGTAAAGACAACAACATGGCTCTTTGAAACGACACCTTTCCATGAATTCAATGAGAGGACTGTGGAAAAAAGCGACATTGTAGGTAAAAGCATTAAAGAGACACTTGAGGAACTTTACTGTCAGAAAATGGTCAATTCACAAGGTATCCTCATTGAGGCAGATGAAATTGGCGACGTTCGCATGGCCAAGTACAAACTGATGAACCAGGAGACTCCCCAAATCCAAAGAGAAGAGATTATCCGTGGGGACCTGAGCAACATCATGTTGAACCTCTTGAATCGTAGGGAGACCACTGAGAGGGCGATAACTATTGACATTGAAGAGCGGGGCAATATCAACACCACAGTAGAGCAACTGTTCAACCAAGAGAGAGGCAGCAATATTGAGAAAGAAGAAATCCTCCATGGGGACATTCAGGAGGCCATGAAAAATTTGCTTAGAAATGAGAGTTCTTCCAAACGTGGCATTCTGATTCAAGAGGATGAAAAGGGAGACGTGAGGATGACAATATATTCCTTGTTGAATAAAGGGGAAAGAGCATGCATGGAGAAAGAGGATATAATTCAAGGGAATGTCAGTAAAACCCTTCATCGCCTTCTCTCCAACTCGGGGGCAGAGGACTCTAAAAAGATAAGGGTAGGAGACATAGAAAGGGGTAATGTAAGCTTTTACACCACGTGCATTGAGTCTGGAGCCTTGGACTATTTGAAGCAACTTCAATATGGAACAGATGAAACTGCACAAGCTGTAGAAAAGGACTGCATTATTGGTGGCGATATTGAGGAAACAAAAATCTTGCTTAGGAAGAATCAGCAGGAGATAGGCCGCACAGTGGCAAAAGATGATATAGTTCCTGGTGATGTATGCAGCATTGTTCAAGTCTTTATGACAGAGCCCACTGTGACTTACAGAAACCTGGAGAAACAAGACATTGTAAAAGGTGACCTTAGTGCAGCCTTGGATTCACTGAGCCAAGCCATCAATCAGAAAGCGGCAATAGAGAAAGAGCAGGTGGTGAAAGGAGACATACCCATGACTTTAAGATCTCTGGAGAAGGCTCAGTATCAGCCCAAAGAAATGGAAAAGCCAGAAATAATCAGAGGAGACATTAGAAGTGCTCTTGAGTCACTTGAGAAGTCTGCAACTACAAAAATGGAAGCTACTATTGAAGATTTAGTACCAGGTGATATCAAAGGAACCCTAAAGTCCCTGCAGGAGGCCAAAGATGCTGTTAAGGAAGTTGAAAGAGAGGAGATTGTCAAAGGAGACATCCACATTGCTATGCATAGTTTACATGAGGCATCCAGTGAGAAAAAGACACATCAGCATCAAGTGAGTGAACAAGGGGATGTTAAGGCAACCATTCAGCTCCTCCTTGAGCCAACAACCAGCCCAAGAATGCAGCGCCGGGGGAGCATTGAAGGAAATGTGAAAACATCCATAAAATCACTCTATGAAGGACAAGAAACAACTTTCGTGGAAAAAGAGGAAGTATTAAAAGGGGATGTTCAAGGCGCGATAAAGTGcctgatgcaaaaaaaacagtattcaaAGCCAAAGCGCATGCAATCAAAAGTAAGGGCTCCGCAGAAAAATCCACTTACTGTAAATCAAGTGACACATGAGCAATTACTTGAAGAAAAGCAGAAGACCATAACAGGCAGTTCagacagtgctgtgaaaaaactCTTTCAAAGCTGTGAGTCGCAAAAGCACAATGAAAGCAAACTGATGAAAACACAGGTAATTACCAACGAGGCATCTATGACTGTATCCAAAACAGACAATACTGCTGGGGCCTTTCAAAAAAAGAGCATAAAAGAGGAAAAGCCCAAAGTGCTGCCCCCACAGAAAACACAATCCTCTAAGCCCATTATGATAAAGACTAAGCAAACATCTAATTATGAGCAAGCAAAAGCTAAAACAGCTGAcatgaatacaataaaatcaGTGCACAGCTCATTGCAGACAAATATTTCAAACAAGCAAATATGTGAAACAAAGACAGTCCAACACGTACAGATGACCGTCGTGCAGGAAACGGCCTCTCATAaagaaaatgtcacaataaCTGAGCATACAGCTAAAAAGCAGATGGAGAATCAGGCTTTCAGACAAAAGCAAAGCTTAAAAAACTTGAAAAGTGACTCTCACAATCTCGACATGGTGACGCGGGGCGTGATCAAAAAGGGTAAGCCAGAACTTCACTTCCCTCCACCTCCCTTATCACCACCTCCTTCCTCTGAGTCTGAGCTTTCCCTTCCTCCACCACCATCTCCATTGCTGGAAAACCCAACATCTTGCTTGTCTCAACCTCCCGTCGCAGCGCAGGAAAGTGACCTTccaccaccaccgccgccgcctcctgTTGAAAGTGGAAAATTAGAGCCAGAATTTTTTCCACCTCCTTCTCCAACCTCTTGCTCTGGACAAGATTTCCTTCCTCCCCCACCTTCACAGGAAGAACTTAATGCAATGCCTTTGCCTCCTGGCACAAATCTAGGGAAGTCCATTGGTAAGCCTTTGTTTAAAGTGCCCAAACAACCAGAGGCACAAAGACCTGCACCtgttaaaccaaaatggcaaagAAACATGCAGAATCTATTGCAACGTCCCACTCAGCTCCACCTTGaccaagaaaaaacaacaatagcaCCCTTCAGAAATGTCAAAGTTCAGGAAGGTATAACAGAAGCAAGCGAGCAGAAAGCACACAAGATAATTCATTCAGACACAAAAATACCAAACCTTCCTTCTGCTAAACTGATCCAAAAAGCAAGCCCAcagccaccccaaaaaatatttcttcccCCCATGAAGTTGCCTCTGCCCCCTGAACCTGCTCCTGCACCACAGCCGAGGCCGTACGCTCACAAATTTAAAACCCCTCTCATGCTTGCAGAGGAAAAATACCGTCAGCAGAGAATGGAGAATGAGGAAACAGGGACAAGTACAGTCACAACTTCCACCTCGCCTCCATTAAATACACAACCCACCCCGTATGTTGACAGTCTGCAGCTTTCCACATTAAATGGGACTGAAAAAGTAGAGACCACAGAAGCAGCAAAAGTAAATGTACAAGTTCCCAAAGAAGAAACTTCAGTACAACACATAACCACCAAGAAAATCCCATCTCAGATTCCTTTGAGCAAGCCCTTGACCTCTGTGGCAAGTAAGAAAGTAGCTCCAGGATGTTCCAATTTAGATAGCCAGCAACTTTCGACCAAGATCTCCTCAGGTAAATTACTCTCTTCAAAAGTCAGCGTAAAAAATCAACCAGCGCCCGTGCTCAAGACTCAACCTTTTTCTGTATCCCAGTTAGAACATGAAACCTCTAATGTAGCAGTCCAGTCATGCACAAATGTCGTCACGTCTTCAGTCACTGAGGAGCAGCAAATTATTAAGAAGTCCAAGGCCAGTAATATCGCTGTCACACACAGTGATCTATCTCAAGAAAATATACATGTCCAAGGGCAGGTTGCACCCATGCGGGAAGCAAAGGAtgtaaaaaatgtcaatgaGGTTTTgacaaaagaaggaaaaatgcCCTCCTCTCAGCCCACAAAAATTCCCAAGGTAACTCCAAGTTTCAAGGTGAGAACCTTTAAGATGCCAGCTCAGAAAAAAGATGAGAAAGATGACACATTAGGACAAATAGAGGCAAAGAAAAGTGAAACGCACTTCCAGCAGCAGATAAGCAACGTGTCACTGAGGAGTGAAGCAAAATTGACTCAGGAAAGAAACCAGGTGACATCATCAATAACAGAAGTTCAAGTGAGAGAGACAAAAAATCAGGTGCCCATTAagaaagaaagtcacatgatttCTGGGAAACCCGTGCATATGAACGAAACCAAAGAAACCCAGCCGCCAACAGTCACTGTTTTAATGGCCAAGAAGGCTAAGACGTCGTCTGTGTCACAGGTTCAGCAGAGCATGAGGGCACAGCAGGTCCAAAGACAACAGGAAATGGTTGTGACTGAGAGGGTGGTCCAGCATAGCTCTCAGAGGCAAGAAGCTGCTCATATGCATCAAAAGCAAATAAAGCAAGAACCGGCAGAAGCAAGCAAAACGCAGACAACATCGGGAAAGTCAAAAAGTGACATGTCTGTTCAAATCACTTGTATGGACCAGGCCCATTCAGAGGAAATGCCACAATTAGAGAAATGTCATGCAATGCAGAAGCTGCTCACTCAAATGAAAGAGTTTGAGGGCACACCAAGCAAGATCGACCCCACCACTGTCAGCAGGATTATAAGTGATCTCCCTGACTGGCTGGTTGGCTCAGATGAGAGAAATAATTTATGTGGACTTGCAAAACAGTCAAATAAGAAAAAGTTGAAAGAGATGGTGGTTTATTTGAAGAATATTATTCAAGTTAAGCACACAAATCTGGCGGAGAAACTGACAGCTGTGGAAATGAAAGAGAAAGCGTTCCCTTCCCCACCACCCCCAGTGGCTCCAAAACCAGATCAGGTCTTAAGTGGTGTGACTACAAAGTTATCAAAAATCAGCATTGGTTCATCTAAAACGGAAAAGAAGGggtctgaagaaaaaaagtcactgcaCGAAAGCAAAGTGCAACATGAGCTGAGTGAGGCAGCACATCAGAGAGTCCACTCCCCATTGGCAAGCATCCGCACTCCCTCTCCCACCTTCATTAGCATTGAATCTAGAAGGATAGAGTCACCGCTCAGAGGCACCCCGTCACCACCGCCTTACAAGTCTGTCGGAACGCCTCCGCCTCCAACTCGTAAGCAGTACACTGCCACATCTACCTTCCGGGCCACGCCATCTCCCACCATGAACCGCTCTGAGAAGctgatgaaattgaaagacaCTACCTCAAAGGTTTCTTGCAACcccacccctcctcctcctttggCGACACCAGAGTTGTTTGTGGATGCCGGAGAGCAATCATCTCAGTGTATCGTACAGGATACTCCCACAGTGAGAAATGAGCAGGTATTGGTGAATGTGGCAGAAGTGGGCGACTCCATGATGACAGTCAGAgacaaaaagtgtttctttGAGGAGGCCCAGAAAGGAGAAGAAAACAAGTCATACCTTCGGAAGGATCCAATTCATATCCCTGAACGCCTTGAAGCTGATACTGAGGAGAGTGCTCAGGTTTTGACTGCAGACATCCTGAAAGAGGACCTCCCTAGAGTGGACATGACAAAGCTGGTAAATAAATTTGAGTCTCCACAAGCAACCGTCTACTCCAGGAAAGAGCCAATTGCGATCACAGAGAGGCTAGGTAGTGACACTGAGGATGCAGAGCCCAACCCACACACCCCGCGAATAGAAGAAATGTCAACATTCAACGTCAAAGCGATAAAGAATGTGTTTGAAAGTGGCGAGCACAGTTCTCAGGCAGCCCGAGACCTACgagaacaaattgaaaaaagagAAGCAGACTTTTCCCACTCTAAGCCAGTGGACCAGTCTGAAATTTCCTCACTTGCTGAGGGGTTATGCAGCATTGATGATTTTGGGAACATCATGAGGAGTGAGGTGTATTGTGGGAGCTCTGTGACCCGTGGCAATCCTCCATCCTATGCTGATGTGGTGAGAGGCAGAGTTCCAACAGTTGCTGTGCCCTCTGATGCCTCTACCGAGGAGCTACTGAGAAACTTGCAGCAGTCTTGGGCTGAAAGCCAAGGAAGCTTACAGAATGTGGGCTTCAGAGTCATGGAGCAGAGGAGTTCACAGATTGTCACACATCAGCAGGAGACTGTCGTGATGGGTAAACCGAGCATTGCAGCATGA